From Strix uralensis isolate ZFMK-TIS-50842 chromosome 1, bStrUra1, whole genome shotgun sequence, a single genomic window includes:
- the OTUD1 gene encoding OTU domain-containing protein 1: MQLYSSVITHYPAGGTAAAAAAAASPSAAGVFKVSLSPGPASAEAPSATDAAGPSPAAESPAKDSFVPAGGSGCSSAAAMPAFSSCLEVMPSGPAAGPGGRPAGGPQYSSCAQVTVSRRRPLERVVPIRIVQRAEAPGELVPASPRSRAWLEGILESMRQAGGDGEAAALPPPAEEPSNRSLRLSEHCQALQAAAAGAQPGLVPACRPAERSGSRALPAAGPSPGAAAEEGEEEEGGGAGVRGAPGGRPERSEKLALYLAEVEKQDKYLRQKGRFRFHIIPDGNCLYRAVCKAVYGDQRLHGELREQTVHYIADHLDHFNPIIEGDVGEFLIAAAQDGAWAGYPELLAMGQMLNVNIHLTTGGRPESPTVSTMVHYLGPEDPTRPSIWLSWLSNGHYDAVLERMCPNPEYEAWCRQTQVQRRRDEELAKSMAVSLSKMYIEQNACS, encoded by the coding sequence ATGCAGCTCTACAGCTCCGTGATCACCCACTACCCAGCGGGCGGGAcagccgcagccgccgccgccgcggcctcGCCGAGCGCCGCCGGCGTCTTCAAGGTCTCCCTATCGCCGGGACCCGCCTCCGCGGAGGCACCGAGCGCCACCGACGCCGCGGGCCCGAGCCCGGCCGCCGAGAGCCCCGCCAAGGACAGCTTCGTTCCCGCGGGGGGAAGCGGCTGCAGCAGCGCCGCCGCCATGCCCGCCTTCTCCTCCTGCCTAGAGGTGATGCCgagcggccccgcggcgggccccggcgggcggcCGGCGGGTGGCCCGCAGTACAGCTCCTGCGCGCAGGTCACCGTCAGCCGCCGGCGGCCGCTGGAGCGGGTCGTGCCCATCCGCATCGTGCAGCGAGCCGAGGCGCCCGGCGAGCTGGTGCCGGCCTCGCCGCGCAGCCGCGCCTGGCTGGAGGGCATCCTGGAGAGCATGCGGCAGGCCGGGGGGGACGGCGAGGCCGccgccctgccgccgcccgccgagGAGCCCAGCAACCGCAGCCTGCGCCTCAGCGAGCACTGCCAGGCGCTGCAGGCAGCGGCCGCCGGCGCCCAGCCCGGGCTGGTCCCCGCCTGTCGCCCCGCGGAGAGGAGCGGCagccgggcgctgcccgccgccggcccctcgcccggggcggcggcggaggagggggaggaggaggagggcggcggtGCCGGTGTGCGCGGGGCGCCGGGCGGCAGGCCGGAGCGGAGCGAGAAGCTGGCGCTGTACCTGGCCGAGGTGGAGAAGCAGGACAAGTACCTGCGGCAGAAGGGCCGGTTCCGCTTCCACATCATCCCCGACGGGAACTGCCTCTACCGCGCCGTCTGCAAGGCGGTGTACGGGGACCAGCGGCTGCACGGCGAGCTCCGCGAGCAGACCGTGCACTACATCGCCGACCACCTGGACCACTTCAACCCCATCATCGAGGGCGACGTGGGAGAGTTCCTCATCGCCGCCGCCCAGGACGGGGCCTGGGCCGGCTACCCGGAGCTGCTGGCCATGGGGCAGATGCTGAACGTGAACATCCACCTCACCACGGGCGGCCGGCCCGAGAGCCCCACCGTTTCCACCATGGTTCACTACCTGGGGCCCGAGGACCCGACGCGGCCCAGTATCTGGCTGAGCTGGCTTAGCAACGGGCACTACGATGCTGTGCTGGAGCGCATGTGCCCCAACCCGGAGTACGAGGCGTGGTGCAGACAGACTCAGGTACAGCGCAGGCGGGACGAGGAGCTGGCCAAGTCCATGGCAGTGTCCTTGTCCAAGATGTACATTGAGCAGAACGCCTGCTCTTGA